The following proteins are encoded in a genomic region of Pseudodesulfovibrio mercurii:
- a CDS encoding DapH/DapD/GlmU-related protein, translated as MHPHLHGDVRLGPDPTVHPTADVRDSLLGPYTEVLEHCLMLESTLGDYAYLSPYCDVAHADIGKFASIASNVRIGPTNHPMWRPSQHHFTYRSARYGFGPDDEAIFEWRRTRRTRIGCDVWIGHGAVILPGVTVGHGAVVGAGAVVSKDVPPYAVVGGVPARLIRERFPAEVRARLLRLAWWDWPHDCLKGALADFRALDVETFLDRYEGSVNP; from the coding sequence ATGCACCCACACCTCCACGGGGACGTCCGGCTCGGCCCGGACCCCACGGTCCACCCCACGGCGGACGTCCGCGACAGCCTGCTCGGCCCCTACACCGAGGTCCTGGAGCACTGCCTGATGCTCGAATCCACCCTGGGCGACTACGCCTACCTGAGCCCGTATTGCGACGTGGCCCACGCCGACATCGGCAAGTTCGCGTCCATCGCCTCCAACGTGCGCATCGGGCCCACCAACCACCCCATGTGGCGGCCCTCCCAGCACCACTTCACCTACCGCAGCGCGCGCTACGGCTTCGGCCCGGACGACGAGGCCATCTTCGAGTGGCGGCGCACCCGGCGCACGCGCATCGGCTGCGACGTCTGGATCGGCCACGGGGCCGTGATCCTGCCCGGCGTGACCGTGGGCCACGGCGCGGTGGTCGGGGCCGGGGCCGTGGTCTCGAAGGACGTGCCGCCCTACGCCGTGGTCGGCGGGGTCCCGGCCCGGCTCATCCGCGAGCGGTTCCCGGCCGAGGTGCGCGCACGGCTCCTGCGCCTGGCCTGGTGGGACTGGCCCCACGACTGCCTGAAGGGCGCCCTGGCCGACTTCCGCGCCCTGGACGTGGAGACCTTCCTGGACAGGTACGAGGGGAGCGTGAATCCGTGA
- the phnF gene encoding phosphonate metabolism transcriptional regulator PhnF: MLTRGNGVALWRQIHALLGAAISSGRFGPGDRLPSEHGLSRQYGVNRHTIRRALSALEEDGLIRVEQGRGSFVREQVVHYPVGRRTRFSENLSRQRRAPGNILLTAVDAEADPQVAEALGIAPGEVVTRITSAGEADGRRISYSTAFFPRTLFPGMVRVYRELRSVTRTLAHYGVADYARRRTRIIARMPTAEEARELRQPRTRPVLVTESVNVDPSGVPVEFGVCLFASDWVQILVES, from the coding sequence ATGCTCACGCGCGGAAACGGGGTCGCCCTGTGGCGGCAGATCCATGCCCTTCTGGGGGCGGCCATCTCGTCCGGACGGTTCGGTCCGGGCGACCGGCTGCCGTCCGAACACGGCCTGTCCCGCCAGTACGGGGTCAACCGCCACACCATCCGGCGCGCCCTGTCCGCCCTGGAGGAGGACGGGCTCATCCGCGTGGAACAGGGGCGCGGCTCCTTCGTGCGCGAGCAGGTGGTCCACTATCCGGTCGGCCGCCGCACGCGGTTCAGCGAGAACCTGTCCCGCCAGCGGCGCGCGCCGGGCAACATCCTGCTCACGGCCGTGGACGCCGAGGCCGATCCGCAGGTGGCCGAGGCCCTGGGCATCGCGCCGGGCGAGGTGGTCACGCGCATCACCAGCGCGGGCGAGGCGGACGGCCGCCGCATCAGCTATTCCACGGCCTTCTTTCCCAGGACCCTGTTCCCGGGCATGGTCCGCGTGTACCGCGAACTCAGGTCCGTGACCCGGACCCTGGCCCACTACGGGGTGGCCGACTACGCGCGCCGCCGGACCCGGATCATCGCCCGCATGCCCACGGCCGAGGAGGCCCGCGAGCTGCGCCAGCCCAGGACCCGTCCGGTACTGGTCACCGAGAGCGTCAACGTGGACCCCTCGGGCGTGCCCGTGGAGTTCGGCGTCTGCCTGTTCGCCAGCGACTGGGTGCAGATTCTGGTGGAGTCGTGA
- the phnG gene encoding phosphonate C-P lyase system protein PhnG, whose protein sequence is MKPDSDMKAPMDPADRARKNWMGVLARTGTDSLEAAYARLDPEPRFEHLRPPEVGMALVRARAEARGERFNLGEMTLCRCTVRLADGSVGHGFVAGRDKRHAELAALFDALLQDPDSGPALHKTVIDPLAASLAQARRARADKTAATRVNFFTMVRGQD, encoded by the coding sequence ATGAAACCCGACAGTGACATGAAGGCCCCCATGGACCCGGCCGACCGGGCCAGAAAGAACTGGATGGGGGTTCTGGCCCGGACCGGCACGGACAGCCTGGAGGCGGCCTACGCCCGGCTCGACCCGGAACCCCGATTCGAACATCTGCGACCGCCCGAGGTGGGCATGGCCCTGGTCCGCGCCAGGGCAGAGGCCCGGGGCGAACGCTTCAACCTCGGTGAGATGACCCTGTGCCGCTGCACGGTCCGCCTGGCGGACGGCAGCGTGGGCCACGGCTTCGTGGCCGGGCGCGACAAGCGGCACGCCGAATTGGCGGCCCTGTTCGACGCCCTGCTCCAGGACCCGGACTCGGGTCCCGCCCTGCACAAAACCGTCATCGACCCGCTCGCCGCCTCGCTGGCCCAGGCCCGCAGGGCGCGGGCCGACAAAACCGCGGCCACCAGGGTGAACTTCTTCACCATGGTGCGCGGCCAAGACTAG
- the phnH gene encoding phosphonate C-P lyase system protein PhnH, producing the protein MQGHAMDAAREPRDPALENQRIFRAILLTMSRPGTVTVLGNWPKPPKGLHPAAAAVCLALVDMDTPLWIGPAAPLDIQTYLRFHCGCTVSRRPESAAFGLILDGLELPDLGQFHPGDLEYPDRSATLIIQVRAMNVGRGIPLSGPGIQGETRLHVDGLNPNFWRSLQRNSRRFPLGFDVILATQTEIVSLPRTIQVGI; encoded by the coding sequence ATGCAAGGACACGCCATGGACGCGGCCCGCGAGCCGCGCGATCCGGCCCTTGAGAACCAGCGTATTTTCCGGGCCATACTCCTGACCATGTCCCGTCCGGGCACGGTCACCGTGCTCGGCAACTGGCCCAAGCCGCCCAAGGGGCTGCACCCGGCCGCGGCCGCGGTCTGCCTGGCCCTGGTGGACATGGACACGCCCCTGTGGATCGGGCCCGCCGCGCCGCTCGACATCCAGACCTACCTGCGCTTCCACTGCGGCTGCACCGTCTCCCGCAGGCCGGAGAGCGCGGCCTTCGGCCTGATCCTCGACGGCCTGGAGCTGCCGGACCTCGGCCAGTTCCACCCCGGCGACCTCGAATACCCGGACCGCTCGGCCACCCTGATCATCCAGGTCCGGGCCATGAACGTGGGCCGGGGCATTCCCCTGTCCGGGCCGGGCATCCAGGGTGAGACCCGGCTGCACGTGGACGGGCTCAACCCGAACTTCTGGCGGTCGCTGCAACGCAACTCCCGGCGCTTCCCGCTGGGCTTCGACGTGATCCTGGCAACGCAAACGGAGATCGTCTCGCTCCCGAGGACGATCCAGGTGGGGATATAA
- a CDS encoding carbon-phosphorus lyase complex subunit PhnI — protein MYVAVKGGEQAIDNAHRLLAEERRGEPTVPELTVEQILQQMRLAVDRVMSEGSLYDPWLAALAVKQARGDLVEAVFLLRAYRTTLPRLYDSLPVDTTAMETRRRVSATFKDIPGGQVLGPTFDYTHRLLDFGLAAGGSPEPAATAPDNGPDGAPLSRVMDLLAEEGLVERPGHGAEDRREVGDITRDPLTYPAARDIRLQNLARGDEGFLLALGYSSQRGFGDNHPFAGEIRMGEVAVSIRPDELGFEVEIGDITVSECEMVTKFKGSRDELPRFTRGYGLSFGYNERKVMAMALVDRSLQARELGEDIDAPSRDEEFVLSHSDNVEAQGFVQHLKLPHYVDFQADLVMVRGMRAEIRKRAGSKAETEEAA, from the coding sequence GTGTACGTAGCCGTCAAGGGTGGCGAACAGGCCATCGACAACGCCCATCGGCTCCTGGCCGAGGAGCGCCGGGGCGAACCGACCGTCCCGGAACTGACCGTGGAACAGATACTTCAACAGATGCGCCTGGCCGTGGACCGGGTCATGAGCGAAGGCTCGCTCTACGACCCGTGGCTGGCGGCCCTGGCCGTGAAGCAGGCGCGCGGCGACCTGGTGGAGGCGGTCTTCCTCCTGCGGGCCTACCGGACCACCCTGCCCCGGCTGTACGACTCCCTGCCCGTGGACACCACGGCCATGGAGACCCGCCGCCGCGTCTCGGCCACATTCAAGGACATCCCCGGAGGCCAGGTCCTGGGACCGACCTTCGACTACACCCACCGGCTCCTGGACTTCGGCCTGGCCGCCGGAGGGTCCCCCGAACCCGCGGCCACGGCCCCGGACAACGGACCGGACGGCGCGCCCCTCTCAAGGGTCATGGACCTGCTGGCCGAGGAAGGGCTGGTGGAACGGCCCGGCCATGGCGCGGAGGACCGCCGGGAGGTCGGGGACATCACCCGCGATCCCCTGACCTATCCGGCCGCCCGTGACATCCGCCTCCAGAACCTGGCGCGCGGGGACGAGGGGTTCCTGCTGGCGCTCGGCTACTCCAGCCAGCGCGGCTTCGGCGACAACCACCCCTTTGCGGGCGAGATCCGCATGGGCGAGGTGGCCGTGTCCATCCGCCCGGACGAACTCGGCTTCGAGGTGGAGATCGGCGACATCACCGTGTCCGAGTGCGAGATGGTCACCAAATTCAAGGGGTCCAGGGACGAGTTGCCCCGGTTCACGCGCGGCTACGGCCTGTCCTTCGGCTACAACGAGCGCAAGGTCATGGCCATGGCCCTGGTGGACCGCTCCCTCCAGGCCCGCGAGCTGGGCGAGGACATCGACGCGCCCTCGCGGGACGAGGAGTTCGTCCTGTCCCACAGCGACAACGTGGAGGCCCAGGGGTTCGTCCAGCACCTCAAGCTGCCGCACTACGTGGACTTCCAGGCCGACCTGGTCATGGTCCGCGGCATGCGCGCCGAAATCCGCAAACGGGCCGGGTCCAAGGCCGAAACCGAGGAGGCCGCATGA
- a CDS encoding alpha-D-ribose 1-methylphosphonate 5-phosphate C-P-lyase PhnJ — protein sequence MTAVKTPAATAAARPSASVEAGYNYGYLNEQTKRMIRRAILKAVAIPGYQVPFAGREMPMPYGWGTGGIQLSASILGPDDVFKVIDQGADDTTNAVSIRKFFAKVTGVETTERTLDATVIQTRHRIPETPLAEGQIMVYQVPIPEPLRWVEPRETETRKMHALEEYGVMHVQLYEDIARHGRIATNFMYPVRVNGRYIMSPSPIPKFDNPKLDNSPALHVFGAGREKRIYAVPPYTEVRSLDFEDFPFSVETWDGCCALCGATDSYLDEVILNDAGERMFVCSDTDYCATRRAQGHTGPMADREELAELTGKRPGKEGSKA from the coding sequence ATGACCGCCGTCAAGACTCCCGCCGCAACAGCCGCCGCCCGGCCGTCCGCCTCCGTGGAGGCGGGCTACAACTACGGCTACCTGAACGAGCAGACCAAGCGCATGATCCGCCGGGCCATCCTCAAGGCCGTGGCCATCCCCGGCTACCAGGTGCCCTTCGCCGGGCGCGAGATGCCCATGCCCTACGGCTGGGGCACGGGCGGCATCCAGCTGTCCGCCTCCATCCTCGGGCCGGACGACGTCTTCAAGGTCATCGACCAGGGCGCGGACGACACCACCAACGCGGTCTCCATCCGCAAGTTCTTCGCCAAGGTCACCGGGGTCGAGACCACGGAGCGGACCTTGGATGCCACGGTCATCCAGACCCGCCACCGCATCCCCGAGACCCCGCTGGCCGAGGGCCAGATCATGGTCTACCAGGTGCCCATCCCCGAGCCCCTGCGCTGGGTGGAGCCGCGCGAGACCGAGACGCGCAAGATGCACGCCCTGGAGGAGTACGGGGTCATGCACGTCCAGCTCTACGAGGACATCGCCCGCCACGGGCGCATCGCCACCAACTTCATGTACCCGGTCCGGGTCAACGGCCGGTACATCATGAGCCCGTCGCCCATCCCCAAGTTCGACAACCCCAAGCTGGACAACTCCCCGGCCCTGCACGTCTTCGGCGCGGGGCGCGAGAAGCGCATCTACGCCGTGCCGCCCTACACCGAGGTCAGAAGCCTGGATTTCGAGGATTTCCCCTTCTCGGTGGAGACCTGGGACGGGTGCTGCGCCCTGTGCGGGGCCACGGACAGCTACCTGGACGAGGTCATCCTCAACGACGCGGGCGAGCGCATGTTCGTCTGCTCGGACACCGACTACTGCGCCACCCGCCGCGCCCAGGGGCACACCGGCCCCATGGCCGACCGCGAGGAGCTGGCCGAACTCACGGGCAAGCGGCCCGGCAAGGAGGGAAGCAAGGCATGA
- the phnK gene encoding phosphonate C-P lyase system protein PhnK — translation MTTVPQPMIRVRGITKKYGEMIGCRNISFDLWPGEVMGIVGESGSGKSTLLGCLSGRMEPTSGSVRYASREFGEIDVHGCAEPVRRKLLRTELGVVHQNPRDGLRLGVTAGANLGERLMAVGARHYGNIRAEALRWLAEVEIEAGRIDHFPKTFSGGMQQRLQIACNLITQPRIVFMDEPTGGLDVSVQARLLDLLRNLVSRLGLSVIIVTHDLAVARLLAHRLMVMQGGEVVETGLTDQVLDDPQHPYSQLLVSSILQA, via the coding sequence ATGACCACTGTGCCGCAACCCATGATCCGCGTGCGCGGCATCACCAAGAAATACGGCGAGATGATCGGCTGCCGGAACATCTCCTTCGACCTCTGGCCCGGCGAGGTCATGGGCATCGTGGGCGAGTCCGGCTCGGGCAAGTCCACCCTGCTCGGCTGCCTGTCCGGGCGCATGGAACCGACCTCCGGGTCGGTCCGCTACGCGTCCCGCGAGTTCGGCGAGATCGACGTGCACGGCTGCGCCGAGCCCGTCCGGCGCAAGCTGCTGCGCACCGAGCTGGGCGTGGTCCACCAGAACCCGCGCGACGGGCTGCGCCTGGGCGTGACGGCCGGGGCCAACCTGGGCGAACGGCTCATGGCCGTGGGCGCGCGCCACTACGGGAACATCCGGGCCGAGGCCCTCAGGTGGCTGGCCGAGGTGGAGATCGAGGCCGGGCGCATCGACCACTTTCCCAAGACCTTTTCCGGCGGCATGCAGCAGCGTCTGCAGATCGCCTGCAACCTGATCACCCAGCCCAGGATCGTGTTCATGGACGAGCCCACGGGCGGCCTGGACGTGTCGGTCCAGGCGCGGCTGCTGGACCTCCTGCGCAACCTGGTCTCGCGCCTGGGGCTGTCGGTCATCATCGTCACCCACGACCTGGCCGTGGCCCGGCTCCTGGCCCACCGGCTGATGGTCATGCAGGGCGGCGAGGTGGTCGAGACCGGGCTGACCGACCAGGTCCTGGACGATCCCCAACACCCCTACAGCCAGCTGCTGGTCTCCTCGATCCTGCAAGCCTAG